Proteins encoded in a region of the Flavobacterium sp. MDT1-60 genome:
- a CDS encoding glycosyltransferase, with protein sequence MTKKIVFKVPEFPHLSETFIVAQIITAIKLGYEVKILIRKFLDNDTAINSILIKEYDLLDKIIIEDYNIPKNRLIRLIKWIVLLILNFQDLSSIIKYHKEFPKFSLTWLYQWFFFQKFSDMDIFHVQYGTNSKPLDILKKTGFKPALIVTFHGHDAFFPINGYILNNGYYDNLFKHADLITANTPYLANKIIELGCPKELLSIIPVGVDTDFFYPNTEHKTSQNTLKLITVGRLDKVKGHDFCIMAMTDLINKGFDITLTIIGEGEERTSLENLIAKYQLEGKVYMKGKKSQLEVRQELWEHDVYLLTAVALKDGRRETQGLATLEAQACGLPVVAFDSGGVKYTIKEKKTGLICKEYDVQEVSEKIKLLYSNPILRIEMGINTKDFIKQHFSQNHIDSIWEKEYLQLLRA encoded by the coding sequence ATGACAAAAAAAATTGTTTTTAAAGTTCCTGAATTTCCACACCTTTCAGAAACATTTATTGTCGCACAGATTATTACTGCAATAAAGCTTGGCTATGAAGTGAAAATTTTGATTAGAAAATTTCTGGATAATGATACAGCAATTAATTCTATTTTAATTAAGGAGTATGATTTGCTAGATAAAATAATTATTGAAGATTATAATATTCCAAAAAATAGGCTGATACGTTTAATTAAATGGATTGTTTTACTTATACTAAATTTTCAAGATTTAAGCTCTATAATAAAATATCATAAAGAATTCCCTAAATTTAGTTTAACATGGTTGTACCAATGGTTTTTTTTTCAAAAGTTTAGTGATATGGATATTTTTCATGTTCAGTATGGAACCAATTCTAAACCATTAGATATTTTAAAAAAGACAGGTTTTAAACCCGCATTAATTGTTACTTTTCATGGTCATGATGCCTTTTTCCCCATAAATGGTTATATTCTTAATAATGGTTATTACGATAATTTGTTTAAACATGCGGATTTAATAACAGCCAATACACCTTATTTAGCTAATAAAATTATTGAGTTAGGTTGTCCAAAGGAATTGCTTTCCATTATTCCTGTGGGTGTTGATACTGATTTTTTTTATCCCAATACAGAACATAAAACAAGTCAAAATACATTAAAACTAATAACAGTTGGTCGTTTAGACAAAGTCAAAGGCCATGATTTTTGTATTATGGCTATGACAGACTTAATCAATAAAGGGTTTGATATAACACTGACAATCATTGGTGAAGGTGAAGAACGGACAAGTCTCGAAAATTTAATTGCGAAATACCAGCTAGAAGGCAAGGTTTATATGAAAGGGAAAAAATCTCAATTAGAAGTTAGACAGGAATTATGGGAACATGATGTTTATTTGTTAACAGCAGTTGCATTGAAAGATGGCAGAAGGGAAACACAGGGATTGGCTACTCTTGAAGCGCAAGCTTGTGGATTACCAGTTGTAGCTTTTGATTCGGGGGGTGTAAAGTATACTATTAAGGAAAAAAAAACGGGATTAATTTGTAAAGAATATGATGTACAAGAAGTGTCAGAAAAAATTAAATTATTATATTCAAATCCTATACTTAGAATAGAGATGGGTATAAATACGAAAGATTTTATAAAACAGCATTTTTCACAAAATCATATTGATAGTATTTGGGAAAAAGAATATTTACAATTACTTAGAGCATGA